One genomic segment of Chitinophaga sancti includes these proteins:
- a CDS encoding lysophospholipid acyltransferase family protein, which translates to MKKLPGYILSPLHYLFFGGFLLIFHPIQWLCLKLGGYKAHKTSVDILNGLLSSTYMILGCRARFVNHQALPTDRPIIFVANHQSMYDIPPLIWHLRKHHAKFVSKIELASGIPSISFNLKYGGAANIDRKDKKQSMGELLKLGARMQEKNWSAVIFPEGTRSRKGEMKPFMTGGVSILLKKVPQALIVPVAINGSWKFFRYGNFPLGTFEKMSWTVLPPIEPAGRSAEVVLQEAEDAVRNSIENQH; encoded by the coding sequence ATGAAGAAACTGCCCGGATACATCTTATCCCCCCTCCATTATTTATTCTTTGGTGGATTCCTGCTGATTTTCCACCCCATCCAGTGGCTCTGTCTCAAATTAGGAGGCTATAAAGCCCATAAGACCTCTGTTGATATTCTGAACGGATTGCTATCCAGTACCTATATGATCCTGGGCTGTCGTGCCCGCTTTGTCAATCACCAGGCATTGCCCACCGACCGTCCTATTATTTTCGTGGCGAACCACCAGAGCATGTACGATATTCCACCATTGATCTGGCACCTTCGGAAGCACCATGCCAAGTTCGTTTCCAAAATTGAACTGGCCAGTGGCATACCCAGCATCAGTTTTAACCTTAAATATGGTGGCGCGGCCAACATTGACCGCAAAGACAAAAAGCAATCTATGGGTGAGCTACTCAAACTCGGTGCCCGTATGCAGGAAAAGAACTGGTCTGCCGTTATCTTCCCCGAAGGTACCCGTAGCCGGAAGGGAGAAATGAAGCCTTTTATGACAGGGGGTGTTAGCATCCTGCTTAAAAAAGTTCCTCAGGCACTCATTGTTCCTGTCGCTATTAATGGTAGCTGGAAGTTTTTCAGGTATGGAAACTTCCCATTGGGCACCTTCGAAAAAATGAGTTGGACCGTACTCCCCCCTATCGAACCCGCCGGTCGCTCTGCAGAGGTGGTTTTGCAGGAAGCAGAAGACGCCGTTAGGAATAGTATTGAAAATCAACACTAA
- the ric gene encoding iron-sulfur cluster repair di-iron protein yields MVRNNVITVGEMAGKDYRMADVFRGFGVDFCCGGGQTIAQAATQGGITEEELWTALETATLKAKQPANDFSVLAPQLLAEHILSTHHKYVKEALPVIWEFAQKVAGHHGDTHPELIDLRAAVLHEAEDLLDHLEKEEQVLFPAIKQMAAGEPGLPYVKGAVECMMKEHSSSGESLEEWRRLTNNYQVPEGACNSYRFLFEKLQEFDTDLRQHIHLENNILFPKALALLQEA; encoded by the coding sequence ATGGTAAGAAATAATGTAATCACAGTCGGAGAAATGGCTGGAAAGGACTATCGCATGGCCGATGTTTTCAGAGGTTTTGGTGTCGATTTTTGTTGTGGTGGTGGTCAGACCATTGCGCAGGCGGCAACACAGGGTGGTATTACAGAAGAAGAGCTGTGGACAGCCCTGGAAACAGCAACGTTAAAGGCGAAGCAGCCAGCGAACGACTTTAGTGTATTAGCACCTCAGTTACTGGCAGAACACATTCTGAGTACACACCATAAATATGTGAAAGAAGCATTGCCAGTGATTTGGGAGTTTGCACAGAAGGTAGCAGGGCATCATGGTGATACGCATCCTGAGCTGATTGATCTAAGAGCTGCTGTGCTGCATGAAGCAGAAGACCTGCTGGATCATCTGGAAAAAGAAGAACAGGTACTGTTCCCGGCTATCAAACAAATGGCTGCTGGCGAACCAGGGCTGCCATATGTAAAAGGTGCGGTAGAATGTATGATGAAAGAACATAGTTCATCAGGAGAATCACTGGAAGAATGGCGGCGGTTGACGAATAATTACCAGGTGCCGGAAGGTGCGTGTAATTCATACAGATTTCTCTTTGAGAAATTGCAGGAGTTCGATACAGATTTAAGACAACATATTCATTTAGAGAATAACATTTTATTTCCGAAGGCTTTGGCATTGTTGCAGGAAGCTTAA